The proteins below are encoded in one region of Bombus terrestris chromosome 7, iyBomTerr1.2, whole genome shotgun sequence:
- the LOC100650685 gene encoding rho guanine nucleotide exchange factor 10 isoform X5, which produces MEELHNGVILIKYEPRSRCRSWDDVGPTKMETVGQTHRQHHPSLEATRSNTSTQSARSEDSWCSASDHDLSSDDESEKSNISIKSNCQLRNTLHKARTLCDKWRPQNMRVNNADPLDSPGNHGRLSRWFSIRRGSTQQYDVDSSDTVSLTSPIKTPQMPQLCEVEEENSAMVQFQCMQQRRQTPPALPPTPPNLTPQQLKRRHIVAAIVHSENSYVSTLQRLVNDYKKPLEESSPPILSQAKIVTLFHRLPEILQCHTLFRIALAECVRSWDKDEKLGDVFVASFSKAIVLDIYSGFINNFSVAMDLAKQESKRKTALADFFKVKQISAHDRLSFFGLMVKPVQRFPQFILFLQDLLKHTPQGHHDRMSLQLALTQLESLAEMLNERKREAEQFQAFKEMLRHVSGKLSHRPLSSSSRYLIREDNVTQLEFNQNGMITKSKRRRLLLLNDLVVCVSVTPRSAEDFSGSERLTLKWTYPVSDIEIQDTSTSPTLSRLLTAGLNKCGSLKSDKSGDCGQVGADSLCVEMNDLMHDYEVMSRISDLVAQLKGKYEGMTLEKTKQILQSIQLSIQQKDEDMVWADSCCLQLVTKQGQMYTFQTENPLVKKDWITELRLAQLALDPNNSPSWEVPEQEQRPSTKMPLFVSSQQVYHSQHQTEVRCGCYYTTQNPRPTRRRGRSQSYLWICTGDGISSHVTVFGQSTTASATSLKQITAFDLVETRVAAIEFVKGVSSDPLSLASDLVWMGTDSRKILIYIASEPEKQEELGNYSVSGPVIQIKYHCDNVFVALGIGLLLLFKRQVDGTWNLRDPFVISLGSEPVSCLMPINASVYAACGKKVWVLNAVSGDITKSFSAQHEHVGSVKLMAHSGVGLWVALKNSSTVCLYHTETFKHLQDINIASNVLRVTRSNNASNSCGDNLNNNQTAVTVTALLACKGLLWVGTNVGISLTIPLPRLEGVPIISGRVNISYHAHFGPITFLLAIQNPKNTISCTTDEIADEETVQLRSKESDSSRNRDRASLDSSMSNSILKLKQQLASSPVMLRRKRSKEYEYRGSKTLPRGLGSGGGFLSSSMSGSQSSGENCDVYGLYGELMYVKDYENENSSGIDLIYEPLRRSDPELAAIPNKVSTLDRRLKMKITRPRSLDLSNWSVDSHASSLYTSSGSEENLSLKTGKLSRNSSTASRNGPYETTTPNSSIAQSVPETISPPNNLKTNGKKINKTLQQIEQPKKTVLTLMGGRGYINWRQLNAQSVTDKGSKSGYTFKDPNSNDAHIVLWEMKL; this is translated from the exons ATGGAGGAACTGCATAACGGTGTCATCCTGATCAAGT ATGAACCACGTTCAAGGTGTAGATCATGGGATGACGTAGGACCGACTAAAATGGAAACTGTCGGCCAAACGCACAGACAACATCATCCCTCCTTAGAGGCAACTAGGTCCAATACGTCGACACAGTCGGCTAGAAGCGAGGATTCTTGGTGCTCAGCATCGGATCATGACCTTTCCTCAGACGACGAAAGTGAGAAGAGTAATATCAGTATTAA AAGCAATTGCCAATTGAGGAATACGTTGCACAAGGCAAGGACGCTGTGTGACAAGTGGAGGCCACAAAATATGCGAGTGAACAATGCTGATCCATTGGATTCGCCCGGAAACCATGGAAGACTATCTAGATGGTTCAGTATCCGGAGAGGATCGACACAACAATATGATGTGGATTCCTCCGACACGGTATCCCTCACCAGTCCCATCAAAACACCTCAAATGCCGCAACTTTGTGAA GTTGAAGAGGAAAACAGTGCAATGGTACAATTTCAGTGCATGCAGCAACGTAGGCAAACTCCACCCGCCCTTCCTCCGACACCTCCGAATTTAACTCCTCAACAGCTAAAACGTCGACATATAGTAGCAGCTATAGTACACTCTGAAAACAGTTATGTGTCCACGTTACAGAGGCTAGTGAAC GATTACAAGAAACCATTAGAAGAATCCTCGCCGCCTATATTGAGCCAGGCAAAAATAGTAACATTGTTCCACAGATTGCCTGAAATTCTGCAATGCCATACATTATTTAGAATTGCATTAGCTGAATGCGTACGTTCGTGGGACAAGGACGAAAAGTTAGGAGACGTGTTTGTAGCAAGTTTCAGCAAAGCTATCGTTCTTGACATTTATAGTgggtttataaataatttttcagtaGCTATGGATTTGGCTAAGCAAGAATCAAAAAGAAAGACTGCGCTAGCCGATTTTTTCAAG GTGAAACAAATAAGTGCACACGATAGATTGTCCTTCTTTGGATTAATGGTAAAACCTGTGCAGAGGTTTCCACAGTTTATACTATTCTTACAA GATTTACTGAAACACACGCCACAAGGTCATCACGATAGAATGTCGTTGCAATTGGCGTTGACCCAATTAGAGAGTTTGGCGGAAATGTTGAATGAAAGGAAACGTGAAGCGGAACAGTTCCAAGCGTTTAAAGAAATGCTTCGACATGTATCTGGGAAATTGTCCCATCGACCTCTTTCGTCGTCATCTAGGTATCTTATAAGAGAAGATAATGTTACGCAATTG GAATTTAATCAAAACGGCATGATAACGAAGTCTAAAAGAAGAAGGTTATTATTATTGAATGATCTTGTAGTGTGCGTTTCGGTAACTCCAAGATCGGCAGAGGATTTTAGCGGGAGTGAAAGACTAACTTTGAAATGGACATATCCTGTATCGGATATTGAG ATTCAGGATACAAGCACTTCACCAACGTTAAGTCGTTTACTGACTGCTGGTCTAAATAAATGCGGAAGCCTAAAATCTGACAAGAGCGGCGATTGCGGACAAGTGGGTGCAGATAGTCTCTGCGTAGAGATGAACGATCTAATGCATGACTATGAAGTCATGTCTAGGATAAGCGATTTAGTCGCACAACTAAAGGGTAAATACGAG GGTATgacgcttgagaaaactaaacaAATTCTGCAATCCATACAACTTTCAATACAACAAAAGGATGAAGACATGGTTTGGGCAGATAGTTGTTGCCTGCAATTAGTAACGAAGCAAGGACAGATGTACACGTTTCAAACCGAAAATCCTTTGGTAAAGAAAGACTGGATAACGGAGCTTAGACTAGCACAGCTAGCCTTGGATCCAAATAATTCGCCATCTTGGGAAGTACCTGAGCAAGAACAGCGACCATCTACAAAAATGCCACTTTTCGTTAGTTCCCAACAAGTATATCATTCGCAACATCAGACAGAG GTACGTTGCGGCTGCTATTATACCACGCAGAATCCACGTCCCACGAGGCGTCGTGGAAGAAGTCAAAGTTACTTGTGGATATGTACAGGCGACGGTATATCCAGTCATGTAACAGTATTTGGTCAATCCACAACAGCCTCGGCAACTTCCTTGAAGCAAATTACAGCATTTGATTTGGTAGAGACTAGAGTGGCCGCCATAGAATTTGTAAAGGGTGTTTCTTCCGATCCACTCTCATTAGCGAGCGATCTTGTGTGGATGGGTACAGACTCTCGGAAAATTTTAATCTACATCGCCTCGGAACCTGAGAAGCAAGAAGAACTTGGAAACTATTCCGTCTCAGGTCCAGTGATACAAATCAAGTATCATTGTGACAACGTTTTCGTCGCCCTAGGAATTGGTTTACTTCTCCTGTTCAAAAGGCAAGTGGACGGCACTTGGAATCTGAGAGATCCGTTTGTAATATCGCTAGGCAGCGAACCGGTCTCTTGCTTAATGCCAATTAACGCGTCTGTCTATGCTGCTTGCGGCAAAAAAGTTTGGGTACTTAACGCAGTCAGTGGTGACATTACGAAAAGTTTCAGCGCGCAACACGAACACGTTGGCAGCGTGAAACTGATGGCTCATTCCGGAGTAGGTCTCTGGGTTGCTCTTAAGAATTCCAGCACCGTTTGCCTGTATCATACAGAAACTTTCAAACACCTGCAAGACATCAATATAGCATCCAACGTGTTGAGAGTAACGAGGTCGAACAATGCCTCAAATTCTTGTGGCGATAACTTAAACAACAATCAAACTGCAGTCACTGTGACAGCACTTCTAGCGTGCAAGGGCTTACTCTGGGTCGGTACAAACGTAGGCATCAGTCTGACGATTCCCCTGCCACGATTGGAAGGAGTACCTATCATTAGTGGCcgtgtaaatatttcatatcaCGCGCACTTCGGTCCTATCACCTTCTTACTTGCCATTCAGAATCCAAAGAACACGATAAGCTGTACAACCGATGAAATCGCCGACGAGGAAACTGTACAGTTACGGTCAAAGGAATCTGATAGTAGTAGGAATAGAGATCGAGCAAGTTTGGATTCATCTATGTCAAACAGTATATTGAAATTGAAACAACAATTGGCGAGCAGTCCAGTAATGTTAAGACGAAAACGTAGCAAAGAATACGAGTACAGAGGTTCGAAGACACTTCCCAGAGGGCTCGGATCTGGTGGAGGCTTTCTGTCAAGCTCGATGTCCGGATCGCAGAGTTCTGGAGAGAATTGCGACGTCTACGGCCTATACGGAGAATTAATGTATGTGAAAGATTATGAAAACGAGAATAGCTCTGGTATTGATTTAATTTACGAGCCACTAAGAAGAAGCGATCCAGAACTGGCAGCCATACCAAATAAAGTTAGTACCTTAGATCGTAGACTGAAGATGAAAATCACCAGACCTAGATCGCTCGACTTGTCGAATTGGTCAGTCGATTCTCATGCAAGTTCTCTCTATACGTCTTCTGGCTCTGAAGAGAATCTTTCATTGAAAACTGGCAAATTATCTCGAAATAGTAGTACAGCTAGTCGAAATGGTCCTTATGAAACGACTACTCCCAACAGTAGTATAGCACAGTCTGTACCGGAAACGATATCACCGCCCAATAATTTGAAAACGAACGGTAAAAAGATCAATAAAACGTTGCAACAAATTGAACAGCCTAAAAAAACCGTTCTAACATTAATGGGTGGTCGAGGTTACATCAATTGGAGACAGTTAAACGCGCAATCGGTCACCGACAAAGGCTCTAAATCGGGTTACACTTTCAAAGATCCTAACAGCAACGATGCCCATATCGTATTGTGGGAAATGAAATTATGA
- the LOC100650685 gene encoding rho guanine nucleotide exchange factor 10 isoform X3 — protein MKRPVSCSVSFRTVPVPRSWCIVHMSLSRLLAGSSRISVHDAYHYQILVNTHEPRSRCRSWDDVGPTKMETVGQTHRQHHPSLEATRSNTSTQSARSEDSWCSASDHDLSSDDESEKSNISIKSNCQLRNTLHKARTLCDKWRPQNMRVNNADPLDSPGNHGRLSRWFSIRRGSTQQYDVDSSDTVSLTSPIKTPQMPQLCEVEEENSAMVQFQCMQQRRQTPPALPPTPPNLTPQQLKRRHIVAAIVHSENSYVSTLQRLVNDYKKPLEESSPPILSQAKIVTLFHRLPEILQCHTLFRIALAECVRSWDKDEKLGDVFVASFSKAIVLDIYSGFINNFSVAMDLAKQESKRKTALADFFKVKQISAHDRLSFFGLMVKPVQRFPQFILFLQDLLKHTPQGHHDRMSLQLALTQLESLAEMLNERKREAEQFQAFKEMLRHVSGKLSHRPLSSSSRYLIREDNVTQLEFNQNGMITKSKRRRLLLLNDLVVCVSVTPRSAEDFSGSERLTLKWTYPVSDIEIQDTSTSPTLSRLLTAGLNKCGSLKSDKSGDCGQVGADSLCVEMNDLMHDYEVMSRISDLVAQLKGKYEGMTLEKTKQILQSIQLSIQQKDEDMVWADSCCLQLVTKQGQMYTFQTENPLVKKDWITELRLAQLALDPNNSPSWEVPEQEQRPSTKMPLFVSSQQVYHSQHQTEVRCGCYYTTQNPRPTRRRGRSQSYLWICTGDGISSHVTVFGQSTTASATSLKQITAFDLVETRVAAIEFVKGVSSDPLSLASDLVWMGTDSRKILIYIASEPEKQEELGNYSVSGPVIQIKYHCDNVFVALGIGLLLLFKRQVDGTWNLRDPFVISLGSEPVSCLMPINASVYAACGKKVWVLNAVSGDITKSFSAQHEHVGSVKLMAHSGVGLWVALKNSSTVCLYHTETFKHLQDINIASNVLRVTRSNNASNSCGDNLNNNQTAVTVTALLACKGLLWVGTNVGISLTIPLPRLEGVPIISGRVNISYHAHFGPITFLLAIQNPKNTISCTTDEIADEETVQLRSKESDSSRNRDRASLDSSMSNSILKLKQQLASSPVMLRRKRSKEYEYRGSKTLPRGLGSGGGFLSSSMSGSQSSGENCDVYGLYGELMYVKDYENENSSGIDLIYEPLRRSDPELAAIPNKVSTLDRRLKMKITRPRSLDLSNWSVDSHASSLYTSSGSEENLSLKTGKLSRNSSTASRNGPYETTTPNSSIAQSVPETISPPNNLKTNGKKINKTLQQIEQPKKTVLTLMGGRGYINWRQLNAQSVTDKGSKSGYTFKDPNSNDAHIVLWEMKL, from the exons ATGAAACGCCCCGTATCGTGCAGCGTCAGCTTCAGGACAGTGCCCGTTCCGCGTTCTTGGTGCATCGTCCATATGTCTCTTTCTCGCCTTCTGGCCGGATCCTCCCGCATATCGGTTCACGACGCCTATCATTATCAAATCCTCGTTAATACTC ATGAACCACGTTCAAGGTGTAGATCATGGGATGACGTAGGACCGACTAAAATGGAAACTGTCGGCCAAACGCACAGACAACATCATCCCTCCTTAGAGGCAACTAGGTCCAATACGTCGACACAGTCGGCTAGAAGCGAGGATTCTTGGTGCTCAGCATCGGATCATGACCTTTCCTCAGACGACGAAAGTGAGAAGAGTAATATCAGTATTAA AAGCAATTGCCAATTGAGGAATACGTTGCACAAGGCAAGGACGCTGTGTGACAAGTGGAGGCCACAAAATATGCGAGTGAACAATGCTGATCCATTGGATTCGCCCGGAAACCATGGAAGACTATCTAGATGGTTCAGTATCCGGAGAGGATCGACACAACAATATGATGTGGATTCCTCCGACACGGTATCCCTCACCAGTCCCATCAAAACACCTCAAATGCCGCAACTTTGTGAA GTTGAAGAGGAAAACAGTGCAATGGTACAATTTCAGTGCATGCAGCAACGTAGGCAAACTCCACCCGCCCTTCCTCCGACACCTCCGAATTTAACTCCTCAACAGCTAAAACGTCGACATATAGTAGCAGCTATAGTACACTCTGAAAACAGTTATGTGTCCACGTTACAGAGGCTAGTGAAC GATTACAAGAAACCATTAGAAGAATCCTCGCCGCCTATATTGAGCCAGGCAAAAATAGTAACATTGTTCCACAGATTGCCTGAAATTCTGCAATGCCATACATTATTTAGAATTGCATTAGCTGAATGCGTACGTTCGTGGGACAAGGACGAAAAGTTAGGAGACGTGTTTGTAGCAAGTTTCAGCAAAGCTATCGTTCTTGACATTTATAGTgggtttataaataatttttcagtaGCTATGGATTTGGCTAAGCAAGAATCAAAAAGAAAGACTGCGCTAGCCGATTTTTTCAAG GTGAAACAAATAAGTGCACACGATAGATTGTCCTTCTTTGGATTAATGGTAAAACCTGTGCAGAGGTTTCCACAGTTTATACTATTCTTACAA GATTTACTGAAACACACGCCACAAGGTCATCACGATAGAATGTCGTTGCAATTGGCGTTGACCCAATTAGAGAGTTTGGCGGAAATGTTGAATGAAAGGAAACGTGAAGCGGAACAGTTCCAAGCGTTTAAAGAAATGCTTCGACATGTATCTGGGAAATTGTCCCATCGACCTCTTTCGTCGTCATCTAGGTATCTTATAAGAGAAGATAATGTTACGCAATTG GAATTTAATCAAAACGGCATGATAACGAAGTCTAAAAGAAGAAGGTTATTATTATTGAATGATCTTGTAGTGTGCGTTTCGGTAACTCCAAGATCGGCAGAGGATTTTAGCGGGAGTGAAAGACTAACTTTGAAATGGACATATCCTGTATCGGATATTGAG ATTCAGGATACAAGCACTTCACCAACGTTAAGTCGTTTACTGACTGCTGGTCTAAATAAATGCGGAAGCCTAAAATCTGACAAGAGCGGCGATTGCGGACAAGTGGGTGCAGATAGTCTCTGCGTAGAGATGAACGATCTAATGCATGACTATGAAGTCATGTCTAGGATAAGCGATTTAGTCGCACAACTAAAGGGTAAATACGAG GGTATgacgcttgagaaaactaaacaAATTCTGCAATCCATACAACTTTCAATACAACAAAAGGATGAAGACATGGTTTGGGCAGATAGTTGTTGCCTGCAATTAGTAACGAAGCAAGGACAGATGTACACGTTTCAAACCGAAAATCCTTTGGTAAAGAAAGACTGGATAACGGAGCTTAGACTAGCACAGCTAGCCTTGGATCCAAATAATTCGCCATCTTGGGAAGTACCTGAGCAAGAACAGCGACCATCTACAAAAATGCCACTTTTCGTTAGTTCCCAACAAGTATATCATTCGCAACATCAGACAGAG GTACGTTGCGGCTGCTATTATACCACGCAGAATCCACGTCCCACGAGGCGTCGTGGAAGAAGTCAAAGTTACTTGTGGATATGTACAGGCGACGGTATATCCAGTCATGTAACAGTATTTGGTCAATCCACAACAGCCTCGGCAACTTCCTTGAAGCAAATTACAGCATTTGATTTGGTAGAGACTAGAGTGGCCGCCATAGAATTTGTAAAGGGTGTTTCTTCCGATCCACTCTCATTAGCGAGCGATCTTGTGTGGATGGGTACAGACTCTCGGAAAATTTTAATCTACATCGCCTCGGAACCTGAGAAGCAAGAAGAACTTGGAAACTATTCCGTCTCAGGTCCAGTGATACAAATCAAGTATCATTGTGACAACGTTTTCGTCGCCCTAGGAATTGGTTTACTTCTCCTGTTCAAAAGGCAAGTGGACGGCACTTGGAATCTGAGAGATCCGTTTGTAATATCGCTAGGCAGCGAACCGGTCTCTTGCTTAATGCCAATTAACGCGTCTGTCTATGCTGCTTGCGGCAAAAAAGTTTGGGTACTTAACGCAGTCAGTGGTGACATTACGAAAAGTTTCAGCGCGCAACACGAACACGTTGGCAGCGTGAAACTGATGGCTCATTCCGGAGTAGGTCTCTGGGTTGCTCTTAAGAATTCCAGCACCGTTTGCCTGTATCATACAGAAACTTTCAAACACCTGCAAGACATCAATATAGCATCCAACGTGTTGAGAGTAACGAGGTCGAACAATGCCTCAAATTCTTGTGGCGATAACTTAAACAACAATCAAACTGCAGTCACTGTGACAGCACTTCTAGCGTGCAAGGGCTTACTCTGGGTCGGTACAAACGTAGGCATCAGTCTGACGATTCCCCTGCCACGATTGGAAGGAGTACCTATCATTAGTGGCcgtgtaaatatttcatatcaCGCGCACTTCGGTCCTATCACCTTCTTACTTGCCATTCAGAATCCAAAGAACACGATAAGCTGTACAACCGATGAAATCGCCGACGAGGAAACTGTACAGTTACGGTCAAAGGAATCTGATAGTAGTAGGAATAGAGATCGAGCAAGTTTGGATTCATCTATGTCAAACAGTATATTGAAATTGAAACAACAATTGGCGAGCAGTCCAGTAATGTTAAGACGAAAACGTAGCAAAGAATACGAGTACAGAGGTTCGAAGACACTTCCCAGAGGGCTCGGATCTGGTGGAGGCTTTCTGTCAAGCTCGATGTCCGGATCGCAGAGTTCTGGAGAGAATTGCGACGTCTACGGCCTATACGGAGAATTAATGTATGTGAAAGATTATGAAAACGAGAATAGCTCTGGTATTGATTTAATTTACGAGCCACTAAGAAGAAGCGATCCAGAACTGGCAGCCATACCAAATAAAGTTAGTACCTTAGATCGTAGACTGAAGATGAAAATCACCAGACCTAGATCGCTCGACTTGTCGAATTGGTCAGTCGATTCTCATGCAAGTTCTCTCTATACGTCTTCTGGCTCTGAAGAGAATCTTTCATTGAAAACTGGCAAATTATCTCGAAATAGTAGTACAGCTAGTCGAAATGGTCCTTATGAAACGACTACTCCCAACAGTAGTATAGCACAGTCTGTACCGGAAACGATATCACCGCCCAATAATTTGAAAACGAACGGTAAAAAGATCAATAAAACGTTGCAACAAATTGAACAGCCTAAAAAAACCGTTCTAACATTAATGGGTGGTCGAGGTTACATCAATTGGAGACAGTTAAACGCGCAATCGGTCACCGACAAAGGCTCTAAATCGGGTTACACTTTCAAAGATCCTAACAGCAACGATGCCCATATCGTATTGTGGGAAATGAAATTATGA